In Glycine max cultivar Williams 82 chromosome 15, Glycine_max_v4.0, whole genome shotgun sequence, the DNA window CATGAGTATTCTCTTTTTACTCTCTATACAATAGTTGACTAATTAATTTTTGGGACCACTGCATATAAAAAGAACCATCATGAGCTTCCTAAGAAGTAGGAACCTTAACAATTGACAATTGCACATGCTATATCAAGAAAATGGTGATCCTGTTTATGaccaaaaagaagaagaaaagaaaatgatgatccTATTATAACCAGACTCTGTAATGAGAACCAACCTCAAAGCATGATCCCATATGTTGTCTACAATATTCCAGTCAACAACAACTCCATTCTTCAAGGGTGATAGCACCTGATCAAcatcaaaacaaataattttaaaataactgaaATGAGACTAAAATTTAAAGCCTAACCTAGCAGATAGATATCTGGAAGTGTTACCTCCATATGGTCTCTACGGTATCCTAGTGACTGAGATCCTACATAAAATTTGCATTTTCCCTTGGTTTTGTCAGAGTTCTCATCATTAATATCAGCAGTTCCATCAATGTCCATTTCATCAATTGCACCAACAACATAAGTATGTGACAATGTATGTTCCAGATATCTCTTACAATACAAAGAATAAAATGCCGATAAAAAGTGGCGAATGAGAGAGTTACATAGGGAAAACACTCGGAAACGAAAATAATCAGAAACTAGAGGGCATACATAGACATAGTGAACAAAACACTCACCACCGCCATACATGACTCTGGCTCGGTGAGAGAATGAAAGTGAGTTTGAATTCCAATTTCCAACTAAACGAGCTTAGGAAGGAGTGAAGAGTGCAGAAAGAACAAGGGCTTGTGAATTCCAATTTCCAACCAAACGGACTTGTGGATTCTTAGTTGTGTTCATCTTTAGTCAACTAGAAACCAACTTTCCAAGCTCTTGAGTTGTGActttgtttttcaaactgaAAATCCACAAAAGTACTACAACATTGTGGAACCTCATAGTAGAGTTGTTGCAGTTCCCCTTCTTGGAAGAAGGAACAATTGTCATAAGGCACAACAAACCCATCTAGAAGAGTGCAAATGTATGTTGTTATTCTTGCTCCTCGTAGTAACACTTTAGGTATTTTGGGATGGGAGAAGATTGAAATATTCATGAGTAGGGAAAATTTCATCATGATGAGAGAGTGAAATGAAAGAATCAACCATAAGGAGGGTTGATGTATATATCTAgagtagagaaaaaaaaaaagtaagctGGAATACATATGGGTAAACattataaatcaataataattgtAGATATGTCTTCATTTTTTCCCTCGTGACTTAAAACAAAAAGTCACACTCCAAAATTACTTGTATTGACTTTAGAGAATACACAGtagttttaattatataattgtaaTAATCAAATTTGTATTCATGACACTATTACAACCTTGTAACTTATGAGATGTTATATTTCTATTTgttcatacaaatatatatatatatatatatatatatatatatatatatatatatatatatattgcttgctttcctGCCTTTCCAATTCTTGGAAGATGATTTTCGTACTGTTCtcagaaaaaaatatcatatgatATTGAGAGAGTTAAGGGAACGGTTAACAAGACGATGATATGGTTAACACAGGAGATCggaacaaataatatatattaaaaaaactaattgttaTGTAACTTGCTatgcactatttttttttgtccctAACATTTCCAgcttttactttcttttctttaggttataaaattaatctgtACATTCGGAAGAATTAGAAAAAGGGTCATCCTATGATTGCCCAAGAGTAGTAATTACTCTAGGAGTGTAACTATACAAATAATCAaatcatcttttttatttttattttttatatgcccAAACACATATCttgtattaaatttaattcatgTTATAATTAACAGAACTCAGTTTAGTGGAACTCATTCAAATTACtactttatattatattaaaaaaagtacttAATTTACCTAATTGACATTCTCTACTTTCACTTAAacttgttaattatattttaaaaatagttcatGACTTTAAATTTAGCGTTATCATACCACAGTTAGTAGAGGATTTAAAATCCTTAAACTAGCAAGAAGCTACACAAAAACCGAGCTATAATATCACAACCATGCCCTGAAATTGTAGCAatcagaatgaaaaaaaaataccccgGGAATGGAgccaataaaaagaaaaacttaaaagaaaaaaaaatactaataatccATTCTCGGTAACTGCCAGCAACTTCCCCTAAATTATCTGAACCCACAAAGCAGCAAGAGGCCGAGTGAGGATAGAGTCAGTTTTCTTTTCATAGCTCCCATGCATAAAAGTCTTCACATAGTCTTCCTTATCTCTCATACTCAAATCTACAACATcgcatctctctctctcacaaagATACCACTCTAGCTACATGCTACAAATATCTAAAGTAAAGATCCTTGTGTCTTGTGCATGCCACATACGTTACTAAAACCTCATGTCTTGTCTCTtgttatcttcttcttcttcctgctTCTACATATGCACTTAggctttaatttcaaaatttacactAGGCTCGCATGCAAGCACGTTGTATTATTGCATTATGAATTAATGCACCATTTATTCTATTCTATATTGGTCTAATTTTCCactaaattgaaattctttttcatgTTGCAGGTTGCTTTGTTTATGATGGCACTGAGCACGTACTCCAACTTTGACACTACTCTTCAAATTCCCCACTTAGAAACAAACACTTTCCATGAAGCCATGCCAGAAGTAGCAGCACCAAACCTCCAACATTTTCTTCCACACTCAGATGAAAGCCTCTTCCTTTCAAACGCGCTTTTTGAGAACTACATTGACCCAACTTGTGATTTTCTCTATACTCCCGAGATCAATCCCTTCACTTCACTCACTCATCATGATGACATTTTCCCAACTCATGAAGATTACAATCTTCTCCCATGCCCTAAACGCCAAAAGTGCTGCTACGAGAAAAACCAACAACAAGAACACGTGTTCTTTTCACTGCAAGAGCTTACTACATCAACACTTCCATCCAATTTCCTAGACAGGTATGCTGTGCCTTATGATAATAACTTCTCCTTCCAAGCAGAGGAACTCCAACAACAACTCTACGAGGTTCCACAATATGGTAGTACTTGTGTGGATCTTCAATGTGAGAAGAAAGGTTGCGAGAGAATCATATCTCCCCAGAGCGTAGCGGcaagagaaaggagaagaaagatCACTGAGAAAACTCAACAGCTTGGGAACTTGATTCCTGGTGGACCAAAGATGAACACAGCAGAGATGCTTCATGCAGCTGCGAAGTATGTTAAGTTCCTTCAAGCCCAAGTTGGAATGCTTGAACTCATGAACACATCCGAGGTATGTAATGTTAACTTCTTGCCAAAAATTTTCATCATGTGGGTCGATGTTATGCTATGGAACTGCTTaattttaattgcttttaatattatcaatctttttttattttaatggtttcaatatttttttttgctgacaaATGCTTAatagagtctttttttttttttagtgaattaGTTCTTGTGTTGCTACATcaatatttactttaacaaTCCAAATGCATGTGTTTGCTCATTGCCTATTTGGTCATCTAGTAAGTATGGACACTTTGCTTAGAATTAGAGTATGTTATATTGTTCACGTAGGGACGTTTGTTATGCTGTAATGTAATTAAGGCTGATTTGGGATTAAGATTTAGTTAGTCCATTGCATGTCTTTCGTGAACACCTGTTGATCCTTAGTAAATACCAAAGTTAAAATTTCTGAACTGCGTTGGGTAGTTATGTGTAATTCACTAAGCATGACTCTCTGTTGTATCCATATCGTTAATTTTTCATTGCTTTGGTTAAAGAGAGAAAGTTAAGGAAAACGGTTACAAGAGGAGGATATGATCTATATAATTAAGAGACTTCCACCAGAGCAAGAAATATGCTTAAAAAACTGTGTTTGTTATGTAACTGCTTTACATGAAATTCTCcacttgtttttcctttttttttttaatattccatGTCTTACTTTCTTTTATAGTGGTTATAAAATGCATTTCTTCATTGTACTGGACAACATTTGGAAGAGTTGAAAAATAGGGTCATCCGTGATTCACCACCCTTTAAATGAGCTAGTATCTTACTCCAAAAGTGTATCTAGAAATGATCAAATCAatgctttcaatttttcatcttaattttctttgttttctatgCTCAAATTCGTACCTcctgaaaatattttatcaattgtGGCAGGAATATAAAGCTGAATCTCATCCTGAAAATCTACATGCTCTAGTTGTTTCTCCCTTTGTTCAAGAGAAGCTGTACACGGAGGAAAGGTGCTTTGTGCCAAAAGAAATTGTCACCACTTTGGCAAATCATGAGGATCTTCAATCAAGACCTACCATCCTTGAGGATCTTAAACAGCTGATTAGGACAGACATTGagaagaaagcaaagaaagaataaaTCTTCATAAGCTGAACATGTTCATGATCCGTTGTTGTTTGCATTTTTTAgctgttttcttttattttattttccatgttgttgttattatgtaATTAGTGTCCTCTTTTGAGCCTAAGAATAGATCCAGTCCCTAGTGCATTTTGCATGTACAAAGAGTAAgtttagattagattagattcaTTTTGCATGTAAAGAGAACCAGTGTTTTCCACGTTTAGATTAGActaattattaattcattttgcGTATATGAATAAccatgatttaattattttttatttttgtctccgCAGCATCCTTCAATGTTGGGGTACAATTGGATTGGATtggattgaattaatttaatttaatttaatgaacttaattaaaattgaattgatgATGAATTTAGAGTTTTTGATTCCATCAAAATTCAATCCAATCTgcatatcattatttttttttatttttaaataataatatttatcacatataaataatacaatattttatgaatattatttttaaaaatattcttactaTTCTATTTTGTTAGAGAAAAAATTCCTTTACT includes these proteins:
- the LOC102667124 gene encoding transcription factor bHLH52, whose product is MALSTYSNFDTTLQIPHLETNTFHEAMPEVAAPNLQHFLPHSDESLFLSNALFENYIDPTCDFLYTPEINPFTSLTHHDDIFPTHEDYNLLPCPKRQKCCYEKNQQQEHVFFSLQELTTSTLPSNFLDRYAVPYDNNFSFQAEELQQQLYEVPQYGSTCVDLQCEKKGCERIISPQSVAARERRRKITEKTQQLGNLIPGGPKMNTAEMLHAAAKYVKFLQAQVGMLELMNTSEEYKAESHPENLHALVVSPFVQEKLYTEERCFVPKEIVTTLANHEDLQSRPTILEDLKQLIRTDIEKKAKKE